A single region of the Winslowiella toletana genome encodes:
- a CDS encoding LacI family DNA-binding transcriptional regulator — MASLKEVAKLASVSLMTVSRAINQPQQLKPETLARVQRAIDALNYVPDFSARKIRGKSSKVSTLGVLALETATTPFSVEMLLSIEMTAREFGWSSFLVSITSQQDSERAVNQLLSQRPDGIIYTSMGLREVDIPDNLLDKNLVLANCINRGKPLPGYIPDDFAGQYQAMKTVIQRGYRHPLCFWLPQCTPASISRRAGAEQAWRETGLPETQLRQVHMTWGDEHYRDVVAILDAAIVQGKANFDVLICGNDRIAFLAYQVLLSRGIAIPQQVAVLGYDNMVGIGDLFLPPLTTVQLPHVEIGREAVLHLIEQRGSQGLVKIASPLLERASL, encoded by the coding sequence ATGGCTTCGCTGAAAGAAGTGGCAAAGCTGGCATCGGTTTCGCTGATGACGGTATCAAGAGCAATCAATCAACCGCAGCAGCTGAAGCCTGAAACGCTGGCGCGAGTCCAGCGTGCCATTGATGCGCTGAATTACGTGCCCGATTTCTCAGCGCGCAAAATTCGCGGCAAAAGCAGTAAAGTCTCTACTCTCGGCGTTCTGGCGCTGGAAACCGCCACTACGCCGTTTTCCGTTGAGATGCTGCTGTCAATTGAGATGACCGCCAGAGAGTTTGGCTGGAGCAGCTTTCTGGTCAGTATTACTTCGCAGCAGGACAGTGAGCGGGCGGTGAATCAGCTGCTCTCTCAGCGCCCCGACGGAATTATTTACACCAGTATGGGCCTGCGTGAGGTCGATATCCCTGACAATCTGCTGGATAAAAATCTGGTGCTGGCTAACTGCATTAACCGTGGCAAGCCGCTGCCGGGCTATATTCCGGATGATTTTGCTGGCCAGTATCAGGCGATGAAAACGGTTATTCAGCGTGGCTATCGTCATCCTTTGTGCTTTTGGTTACCGCAATGCACGCCCGCCAGCATCAGCCGCCGTGCTGGCGCTGAGCAGGCATGGCGCGAAACCGGGCTGCCTGAGACGCAGTTGCGCCAGGTCCATATGACGTGGGGAGACGAGCATTATCGTGATGTGGTGGCGATACTGGACGCGGCGATAGTGCAGGGCAAAGCGAATTTTGACGTGCTGATTTGTGGCAATGACCGCATCGCGTTTCTTGCCTATCAGGTGCTGCTGTCCAGAGGGATTGCGATACCGCAACAGGTGGCGGTGCTGGGTTATGACAATATGGTCGGAATCGGCGACCTGTTTCTGCCGCCGCTGACGACCGTACAGCTTCCACATGTCGAAATTGGCCGCGAAGCGGTATTGCATCTGATTGAGCAACGCGGCAGTCAGGGGTTAGTAAAAATAGCCTCGCCCCTGCTGGAGCGGGCTTCTTTATAA
- a CDS encoding glycoside hydrolase family 32 protein produces MKQRLERAEQALSTAVKQRDDAFYPHYHLAPPAGWMNDPNGLIYHQGLYHAFYQHHPFSENWGPMHWGHATSHDMVHWQHQPIALAPGDEYDADGCFSGSAVDDHGILSLIYTGHVWLNGEGNDSAIREVQCLATSEDGIHFTKQGVVLTPPPGIMHFRDPKVWRGDDNWWMVIGARDADDRGQVLLYRGSSLRDWQLDRVLAQADDQCGYMWECPDFFPLGEEHILLCSPQGIAAQGYDYRNLFQSGCLRGQWQPGSDFTVSHQFTELDHGHDFYAPQSFIAADGRRIVIAWMDMWESTMPSKAGGWAGCMTLPRELTLQHNQIRMSPVAEVDTLRRTHHAIPAAQLRNCDQPLVAEADAVELITHWDLTASTAESFGLQLGDGLTIAVDSQSRRLILQRHYPQHDIQGYRSVALPATDTLHLRVFIDSSSVEVFVNHGEATLSSRIWPQQGQRALSLFARNGQAELLSGDHWTLAAN; encoded by the coding sequence ATGAAACAGCGACTGGAACGCGCCGAACAGGCGCTGAGCACCGCGGTTAAGCAGCGTGATGATGCTTTTTATCCCCATTATCATCTGGCTCCGCCAGCAGGCTGGATGAACGACCCGAATGGCTTGATCTATCATCAGGGTCTGTATCATGCGTTTTATCAGCATCATCCGTTCAGTGAAAACTGGGGGCCGATGCACTGGGGACACGCCACCAGCCATGACATGGTGCACTGGCAGCATCAACCGATCGCACTGGCGCCAGGCGATGAGTACGATGCTGACGGCTGCTTTTCCGGCAGCGCTGTCGACGACCACGGCATCCTCAGCCTGATTTACACCGGTCACGTCTGGCTAAACGGTGAAGGTAATGACAGCGCAATTCGTGAAGTGCAGTGTCTGGCCACCAGCGAAGACGGCATTCATTTCACCAAACAGGGCGTAGTGCTGACACCGCCACCGGGCATTATGCATTTTCGCGATCCGAAAGTATGGCGTGGAGACGACAACTGGTGGATGGTTATTGGTGCCCGTGACGCTGACGATCGCGGCCAGGTACTGCTTTATCGCGGCAGCAGCCTGCGCGACTGGCAGCTGGATCGCGTGCTGGCGCAGGCCGACGATCAGTGTGGCTATATGTGGGAGTGCCCGGATTTTTTCCCGCTCGGTGAGGAACACATTTTACTTTGCTCGCCGCAGGGTATCGCCGCACAGGGTTATGATTATCGCAACCTGTTTCAGAGCGGCTGCCTGCGCGGCCAGTGGCAGCCAGGCAGTGATTTTACCGTCAGCCATCAATTTACCGAACTGGATCACGGGCATGATTTCTATGCACCACAATCGTTTATCGCCGCAGATGGTCGGCGGATAGTGATAGCGTGGATGGATATGTGGGAATCGACCATGCCATCAAAAGCCGGTGGCTGGGCGGGCTGCATGACGTTACCGCGTGAGCTGACCCTGCAACACAATCAGATCCGAATGTCACCGGTAGCTGAAGTCGATACGCTACGCCGCACTCATCACGCCATTCCGGCCGCTCAGTTGCGCAATTGTGACCAACCGCTGGTGGCTGAGGCAGATGCGGTCGAATTGATTACCCACTGGGATCTCACGGCATCGACTGCCGAAAGCTTTGGCCTGCAACTTGGCGATGGCCTGACCATTGCGGTTGACAGCCAGTCCCGGCGGCTGATTCTGCAACGTCACTATCCGCAGCATGATATTCAGGGATATCGCAGCGTGGCTTTACCGGCGACGGATACCCTGCATCTGCGGGTCTTTATCGACAGCTCGTCGGTAGAGGTATTTGTTAATCATGGTGAAGCGACGCTCTCCAGCCGCATCTGGCCGCAGCAGGGTCAGCGCGCACTGTCGCTGTTTGCCCGCAATGGTCAGGCTGAATTGCTGAGCGGCGACCACTGGACGCTGGCCGCCAACTAA
- a CDS encoding MFS transporter — MKTSKRSHYLLLSGLLFCFFYTWSSAFSLISLWLSQKVGLRGSETGLIFSATALTALCAQPLYGFIQDKLGLRKNLLWMIGGLLLISGPFFIFVFAPLLQINILLGAVAGGLYVGATFFAGIGALESYTERVSRILGFEFGKARMWGSLGWATATFFAGFLFNIDPNLNFWMASSAAVVFLLLLACLREVKTEALSQLEYGKSDGLTLADVAALFRLPRFWALIVFVSGVSVYNVYDQQFPVYFSSLFSDVKNGNEMYGFLNSFQVLLEAGGMFLAPLVVNRIGAKNGLLLSGMIMALRVIGSGLAADAVTISLMKLLHAVELPILLIAMFKYITTRFDARLSATLYLVGFQFVTQVCASVLSPLAGHGYDLIGFANTYMIMGTLVLGLTLISCFLLLGDKASMPPSLQLKQSESL; from the coding sequence ATGAAAACCAGTAAACGTAGTCACTACCTATTGCTTAGCGGGCTGCTATTTTGCTTTTTTTACACCTGGTCCTCGGCATTCTCACTGATCTCCTTATGGCTGAGTCAGAAAGTTGGGTTGCGCGGCAGCGAAACCGGACTGATATTTTCCGCCACCGCACTGACGGCGCTCTGCGCCCAACCGCTGTATGGTTTTATCCAGGATAAGCTGGGATTGCGCAAAAACCTGCTGTGGATGATCGGCGGGTTGCTGTTGATCAGCGGGCCATTCTTTATTTTTGTCTTCGCGCCGCTGCTGCAAATTAATATTCTGCTGGGCGCGGTTGCTGGCGGCCTGTATGTCGGTGCGACTTTTTTTGCCGGTATCGGCGCGCTGGAATCCTACACCGAACGCGTCAGCCGCATTCTGGGCTTTGAGTTTGGCAAGGCGCGGATGTGGGGTTCGCTTGGCTGGGCAACCGCCACTTTCTTCGCCGGTTTTCTGTTTAATATCGATCCCAATCTTAACTTCTGGATGGCGTCGTCAGCGGCGGTAGTATTCCTGCTGCTGTTAGCCTGCCTGCGCGAAGTGAAAACGGAGGCGCTGAGCCAGCTGGAATATGGCAAATCCGACGGCCTGACGCTGGCGGATGTCGCCGCTCTGTTTCGGTTGCCCCGCTTCTGGGCGCTGATTGTGTTTGTCTCCGGCGTCAGTGTGTATAACGTTTACGATCAGCAATTCCCGGTGTACTTCTCGTCGCTATTTTCTGACGTTAAAAACGGCAATGAGATGTACGGCTTCCTTAACTCATTCCAGGTGTTGCTTGAGGCGGGTGGCATGTTTCTCGCCCCCCTGGTGGTCAACCGTATCGGTGCCAAAAATGGCCTGCTGCTGAGCGGCATGATTATGGCGCTGCGGGTGATTGGTTCCGGACTGGCGGCGGATGCAGTGACCATCTCGCTGATGAAGCTGCTGCATGCGGTCGAGCTGCCAATTCTGCTTATCGCGATGTTTAAGTACATTACCACCCGCTTCGACGCGCGACTCTCCGCCACGCTGTATCTGGTCGGCTTCCAGTTTGTCACTCAGGTTTGTGCCAGCGTGCTGTCACCGCTCGCCGGACACGGCTACGACCTGATCGGTTTTGCCAATACCTACATGATCATGGGCACGCTGGTACTCGGCCTGACCCTAATCTCCTGCTTCCTGCTGCTGGGTGACAAAGCCAGCATGCCCCCTTCCCTGCAATTGAAACAGAGTGAGTCCTTATGA
- a CDS encoding HPP family protein has translation MEQQSPPRLAKKMRIFFGRLWPHPLAVARKQILLASLGAGIGLAITSLFSHWLLGEVNLWFVAPMGASAVLLFGVPNSPLAQPWSVVGGNFVSALSGVTVSMWISNPAIACGVAACLAIALMFQLRCLHPPGGAVALTVILGGSATHQAGYLFAFTPILLNSVSLALLAIVFNNLAGRRYPHPLAAVEAKPQPVAIDVPITRHDLHEALMQGQLIDIDEDDLQELLLQAEKIALSRQINRAA, from the coding sequence ATGGAACAACAATCCCCACCCCGCCTGGCGAAAAAAATGCGCATTTTCTTCGGGCGACTGTGGCCGCATCCGCTGGCGGTGGCACGCAAACAGATACTGCTGGCCAGCCTGGGTGCAGGCATTGGTCTGGCAATCACCAGTTTGTTTAGCCACTGGCTGCTGGGAGAGGTAAATCTCTGGTTTGTGGCACCGATGGGGGCATCTGCCGTACTGCTGTTTGGTGTACCGAACAGCCCGCTGGCGCAGCCATGGTCGGTGGTGGGGGGCAATTTTGTTTCTGCACTGTCGGGCGTCACTGTCAGTATGTGGATCAGCAATCCGGCGATTGCCTGTGGCGTTGCCGCCTGTCTTGCCATTGCGTTGATGTTCCAACTGCGCTGCCTGCATCCACCGGGTGGTGCGGTGGCATTAACCGTGATACTGGGCGGGTCAGCGACGCATCAGGCCGGTTATCTGTTTGCCTTTACGCCAATATTACTTAATTCTGTGTCCCTGGCGCTGTTGGCAATTGTGTTTAATAACCTGGCAGGCCGTCGCTATCCTCATCCGCTGGCCGCAGTTGAAGCCAAACCGCAGCCGGTAGCCATTGACGTACCAATCACGCGTCATGATTTGCATGAAGCGCTGATGCAGGGGCAGTTGATTGATATTGATGAAGATGATTTGCAGGAGCTGCTGCTGCAGGCGGAAAAAATTGCCTTAAGCCGCCAGATTAACCGCGCAGCATAA
- a CDS encoding SDR family NAD(P)-dependent oxidoreductase codes for MARFNQKVVVVTGAGSGIGAATAKRFASEGAAVVLVGRTEQKLEKTLATLTPGNHLVAPCDVGEAEQVETLSRRVLEKYGQVDVLVNNAGVIVQGRIHEVALDDWKQLMKVDLDGVFHCIHYFMPALLSSKGNVVNISSVSGLGGDWGMSIYNAAKGAVTNFTRALAMDYGTDGVRINAVCPGFTLTELTEEVESNQQLLNKFYERIPLARAGQPDDIAAAVAFIASDDAAYITGVNLPVDGGLTASNGQPKQA; via the coding sequence ATGGCACGTTTTAATCAAAAAGTTGTGGTGGTCACCGGTGCCGGTTCTGGGATTGGAGCAGCTACCGCCAAACGCTTTGCCAGTGAGGGAGCGGCAGTCGTTTTAGTCGGCCGCACTGAACAAAAGCTGGAAAAAACCCTTGCCACACTCACTCCCGGCAACCACCTTGTGGCCCCCTGCGATGTCGGTGAGGCTGAACAGGTTGAAACCTTGTCACGCCGCGTGCTGGAGAAATATGGTCAGGTTGACGTGCTGGTGAACAATGCGGGCGTTATCGTGCAGGGACGTATCCATGAAGTGGCACTCGACGACTGGAAGCAGTTGATGAAAGTGGATCTGGACGGCGTGTTTCACTGCATTCACTACTTTATGCCCGCACTGCTTAGCAGCAAAGGTAACGTGGTAAACATTTCTTCGGTATCTGGTTTAGGTGGCGACTGGGGAATGAGCATCTACAATGCGGCTAAAGGTGCAGTAACCAACTTTACCCGCGCGCTGGCCATGGACTACGGTACCGATGGCGTGCGCATCAATGCCGTCTGCCCTGGCTTTACCCTGACTGAACTCACTGAAGAAGTGGAAAGTAATCAGCAACTACTGAATAAGTTTTACGAGCGCATCCCACTGGCTCGTGCCGGTCAGCCTGACGATATTGCCGCTGCGGTCGCCTTTATCGCCAGCGATGATGCCGCTTATATTACCGGTGTTAATTTGCCGGTTGATGGCGGCCTGACGGCCTCAAACGGGCAGCCTAAACAGGCGTAA
- a CDS encoding MBL fold metallo-hydrolase, with amino-acid sequence MKLLMALIATLTFSSATLAAETQTPLDRQAPGYYRMMLGKLRITAVSDGTVTIPLEKLLTHITAEELRERMANEAMTPEAETSINAFVIDNGQQRILIDAGAGDLFGHSGGHLLENLAAAGYPAESINAVLLTHIHADHSGGVSRDGKPAFPNAEVYVDNKDADFWLNQNNINKVEVSQQHTFAESEQTLRPVIDAGRFSTFTAPASVVAGIQAIPAAGHTPGSVLYRIESEGQVLVLWGDIIHAKAVQMPDPHVAIHFDVSQPDAVLTREKVLAQAADQGYWVAAAHIAFPGLGHVKKATDGYRWVASNYTTQLAH; translated from the coding sequence ATGAAACTACTGATGGCGCTGATCGCCACCCTGACGTTTTCCAGCGCTACGCTGGCGGCTGAGACGCAGACACCGCTGGATCGCCAGGCTCCGGGATACTACCGCATGATGCTCGGCAAACTGCGTATTACCGCCGTCTCTGACGGCACGGTAACCATTCCACTTGAGAAGCTGCTGACCCACATCACTGCGGAAGAACTGCGGGAAAGGATGGCGAATGAGGCGATGACTCCAGAGGCAGAAACCTCAATTAATGCCTTTGTTATCGATAACGGCCAGCAGCGAATTCTGATCGATGCCGGTGCCGGCGATCTTTTTGGCCACAGCGGCGGCCATCTGCTGGAGAATCTGGCCGCGGCAGGCTACCCGGCGGAATCGATCAATGCGGTATTACTGACCCATATTCATGCTGACCACTCCGGCGGGGTGTCACGCGATGGCAAGCCGGCCTTTCCGAATGCCGAGGTTTATGTAGATAATAAAGATGCAGATTTTTGGTTAAACCAGAACAATATCAACAAAGTGGAAGTAAGCCAGCAGCACACCTTCGCCGAGTCTGAACAGACGCTGCGCCCGGTGATTGATGCCGGACGCTTCTCCACCTTTACCGCACCTGCCAGCGTAGTTGCCGGTATTCAGGCGATTCCGGCCGCCGGACATACGCCGGGCAGCGTGCTGTACCGGATAGAAAGTGAAGGCCAGGTACTGGTGCTGTGGGGTGATATTATCCATGCCAAAGCGGTGCAGATGCCTGACCCGCATGTGGCGATTCATTTTGATGTCAGTCAGCCTGATGCGGTGCTGACCCGTGAAAAAGTGCTGGCGCAGGCGGCAGATCAAGGTTACTGGGTGGCAGCCGCACATATCGCCTTTCCGGGGCTGGGACATGTGAAGAAAGCAACTGATGGCTACCGCTGGGTGGCGTCGAATTATACGACCCAACTGGCACACTGA
- a CDS encoding LysR family transcriptional regulator — translation MNNIRESDFSRVDLNLLTVLLVLHREGSVSRTADKLHLGQPAVSGALSRLREMFNDPLFVRSAQGMIATPRAESLVAALLPMMEQMQQVLFQPPRFSPATDSHTFRMGMSDWVESWLMPGLLARTAREAPGITLQVSASDPFQDVLSIQQDKIEVAISVAEETPAGLIRENIRQMRFCTLWHPRQLALSTPITLDEFVAADHVLVSYRGASHSKVDEQLALQRRSRRIRYVTPHFSSLPLMLEQMPLLATVPEGLAASWKEHYGLISSQVPVSITPFRLSLLWHKRRDNDPALHWLLAQLRSRMSQGTGQ, via the coding sequence ATGAACAACATCAGGGAAAGTGATTTTAGTCGCGTTGATCTTAATCTGCTGACGGTGCTGCTGGTGCTGCACCGCGAAGGCAGTGTATCGCGCACCGCAGACAAATTGCACCTTGGGCAGCCAGCGGTCAGCGGCGCGCTGAGCCGATTACGTGAAATGTTTAACGATCCACTGTTTGTTCGTAGCGCGCAGGGGATGATCGCCACGCCGCGTGCCGAGTCGCTGGTGGCTGCCCTGTTGCCGATGATGGAGCAGATGCAGCAGGTACTGTTTCAGCCCCCGAGGTTTTCACCGGCGACGGACAGCCACACTTTTCGCATGGGTATGAGCGACTGGGTAGAGAGCTGGCTGATGCCAGGTTTGCTGGCGCGTACCGCACGGGAAGCGCCGGGGATAACGTTGCAGGTCAGCGCCAGCGATCCTTTCCAGGATGTATTAAGCATCCAGCAGGATAAAATCGAGGTAGCGATTTCGGTCGCTGAAGAGACTCCCGCTGGCCTGATCAGAGAAAACATTCGCCAAATGCGTTTTTGCACTTTATGGCATCCACGCCAGTTAGCGTTGAGTACGCCAATAACTCTTGATGAGTTTGTCGCTGCCGATCATGTACTGGTTTCCTATCGGGGGGCCAGTCACAGCAAAGTGGATGAACAGCTGGCCTTACAGAGAAGGTCGCGCAGGATTCGCTACGTCACGCCGCATTTTTCTTCGCTGCCATTGATGCTTGAACAGATGCCGCTGCTGGCTACGGTACCGGAAGGGCTGGCCGCCAGCTGGAAAGAGCATTATGGCCTGATAAGCAGCCAGGTGCCGGTCAGCATTACTCCTTTCAGGCTTTCGTTACTGTGGCATAAGCGGCGTGATAACGACCCGGCGCTGCACTGGCTACTGGCGCAGCTGCGTTCGCGAATGTCACAAGGAACGGGTCAGTAA
- a CDS encoding amidohydrolase family protein yields the protein MQTLSVRLIKEIDVQNPQQPSRRNFLSQSARVTAGGVLLASGMAAAAPSTASSIKCADDARSVKQFDASHYLLRNVRLEEGFEREGEMIIGTRTGLWTLEINHGKIVAVQPATTAAASDLPVFDAGGLLLLPATRDMHIHLDKTFYGGPWQAPRPRKGKTIMDMIAREQQLIPQLLPTSVARAEAIIDLLHAKGTTVARSHCNIDPVSGLKSLEHLQIALEKHRNDFSCEIVAFPQHGLLHSKVDGLMREAMQMGVQFVGGLDPTNVDGDMEKSLDAMFRIALDTNTGVDIHLHETSPAGVAAIKYMIKTVKENPTLKGKVTLSHGFALATLSGNELDTVIRDMAEQQFSVASTIPLGKLTMPLPQLSAQGVTVMTGTDSVIDHWSPFGSGSMLEKANLYAQLYGHSDEFGLTRSLAIATGDVLPLDSSGKRQWPAVNDDAEMILVDASCSAEAVARISEVKATFHQGRLVFGGVAKA from the coding sequence ATGCAAACCCTTTCCGTTCGCCTGATTAAGGAAATCGATGTGCAAAACCCTCAACAACCGAGTCGCAGAAACTTTCTCTCACAAAGTGCCAGAGTTACCGCTGGTGGCGTGTTACTGGCATCCGGTATGGCAGCAGCCGCGCCGTCAACGGCAAGCAGCATAAAATGTGCCGATGACGCGCGCAGCGTTAAGCAGTTTGACGCCAGTCACTATCTGCTGCGCAATGTGCGACTCGAAGAGGGATTCGAACGCGAGGGTGAAATGATTATCGGCACCCGTACCGGGCTGTGGACGCTGGAAATCAATCACGGCAAAATCGTCGCCGTTCAGCCCGCGACGACTGCCGCAGCCAGCGATCTGCCAGTGTTTGATGCCGGTGGCTTATTGCTGTTACCTGCCACACGCGATATGCATATCCATCTGGATAAGACCTTTTACGGTGGCCCGTGGCAGGCGCCGCGCCCGCGCAAAGGCAAGACGATTATGGATATGATCGCCCGCGAGCAGCAACTTATCCCACAGTTGCTGCCTACCTCCGTGGCGCGCGCTGAAGCGATCATCGATCTGTTACATGCCAAAGGCACCACGGTGGCGCGCAGCCACTGTAATATCGATCCGGTGAGCGGGCTGAAAAGTCTTGAACATCTGCAAATCGCGCTGGAAAAACACCGTAATGATTTCAGTTGTGAAATCGTTGCTTTTCCACAGCATGGCTTACTGCATTCAAAGGTCGATGGTCTGATGCGTGAAGCGATGCAGATGGGCGTGCAGTTTGTCGGCGGGCTTGATCCGACCAATGTCGATGGTGATATGGAAAAATCACTCGACGCGATGTTCCGTATTGCACTCGATACTAATACCGGCGTGGATATTCATCTGCATGAAACCAGCCCGGCTGGCGTTGCCGCCATCAAATATATGATTAAGACCGTCAAAGAAAATCCCACGCTGAAAGGTAAAGTGACCCTTAGTCACGGCTTTGCGCTGGCGACTTTGTCTGGCAATGAACTGGATACGGTGATTCGTGACATGGCTGAGCAGCAGTTTAGCGTCGCCTCAACGATACCACTGGGCAAACTGACCATGCCATTACCGCAGCTAAGTGCGCAAGGCGTGACGGTAATGACCGGCACCGACAGCGTGATCGATCACTGGTCGCCGTTTGGCAGCGGCAGCATGCTGGAGAAAGCTAACCTGTATGCACAGCTGTACGGCCACTCTGACGAGTTTGGCCTGACGCGCTCACTGGCAATTGCCACCGGTGATGTGCTGCCGCTGGATAGCAGCGGTAAGCGCCAGTGGCCTGCGGTCAATGATGATGCGGAGATGATACTGGTGGATGCCAGCTGCTCTGCCGAAGCGGTGGCACGTATTTCTGAAGTGAAAGCCACATTCCACCAGGGCCGTTTGGTTTTTGGCGGCGTGGCAAAAGCGTAA
- a CDS encoding LysR family transcriptional regulator — MNRYPMFSPQQLLSFVAVCESGSFTRAAERVFLSQSTVSQQVRRLEEMLGKALLERSSHQVLLTEEGEKLLGYARRIIALNGEAHDALTDLWRDGVVRLGMPEDFAGPTTALLAEFSRTHPQLRLDVSSGLSNELRSAWQREELDIILIKQAKGDKPKAARAEPLLWLDSAEWPTFEQSPVPLVLFPQNGLYRDELCQAMDALDRRWRISYSSASLAALVAASAAGLGVTLLPASCRLPQHRVLGAESALPAVDNFELALFYRDNASAAQLELAEKLRQFCQLA; from the coding sequence ATGAATCGCTACCCGATGTTCAGTCCGCAGCAGTTGCTGAGCTTTGTTGCCGTTTGTGAGAGCGGCAGCTTCACCCGTGCCGCCGAGCGCGTCTTTCTCTCACAGTCGACCGTCAGTCAGCAAGTGCGCCGACTGGAAGAGATGCTGGGTAAAGCGCTGCTTGAGCGCTCGTCACATCAGGTGTTACTGACCGAGGAGGGTGAAAAGCTGCTGGGCTATGCGCGACGAATTATTGCGCTGAATGGTGAAGCTCATGACGCGCTGACGGATCTGTGGCGCGACGGCGTGGTACGGCTCGGCATGCCGGAAGATTTTGCCGGCCCCACTACCGCCCTGCTGGCCGAATTCAGCCGCACGCACCCGCAGTTGCGGCTGGATGTCTCCAGTGGATTAAGCAATGAGCTACGCAGTGCCTGGCAGCGGGAAGAGCTGGATATCATTCTGATTAAACAAGCCAAAGGGGACAAACCGAAAGCGGCGCGCGCTGAGCCATTATTATGGCTGGACAGCGCCGAATGGCCCACGTTTGAGCAGTCGCCGGTGCCGCTGGTCCTGTTTCCACAAAATGGTTTATATCGTGATGAGCTGTGTCAGGCGATGGATGCGCTGGACCGCCGCTGGCGCATCAGTTACAGCAGCGCCAGCCTTGCCGCACTGGTCGCCGCCAGCGCTGCCGGGCTGGGCGTCACGCTGCTGCCCGCCAGCTGCCGTTTACCCCAGCATCGGGTGCTTGGCGCGGAAAGCGCCCTGCCGGCAGTTGATAATTTTGAGCTGGCACTGTTTTATCGCGATAACGCCTCTGCCGCGCAGCTGGAACTGGCAGAAAAGCTGCGGCAATTTTGTCAGCTGGCTTAG
- a CDS encoding lipid kinase, translating into MSRRALLLINRQSRNGARSFEMAIAALGRHDIEIVYPDPSLTLSEAIYACADRIDLVIVGGGDGSLNTAAAALMATGLPLGILPLGTANDLARTLAIPKDLNRAVAIIAAGNLRQLDVGMVNERPFFNVASIGFSASLAKNLTAASKKRWGVLGYAFAALKLFRQSRPFTVQINHHGQQETVKTMQISVGNGRFYGGGMTVEQSATPDDGQLDVYSLELDHWWEMLALAPYLRRGTHGKWRKVRAFPATALTITTRRPHAINADGEIVGTTPAQFSIRPQAIKVFAPPAK; encoded by the coding sequence ATGTCGCGTCGAGCGCTACTTTTAATTAACCGTCAGTCACGCAATGGCGCCCGTAGTTTCGAAATGGCGATTGCGGCGCTGGGTCGTCATGATATTGAGATTGTGTATCCCGATCCGTCACTGACCCTCAGCGAGGCGATTTATGCCTGCGCCGATCGCATCGATCTGGTGATCGTCGGCGGCGGTGACGGCTCGTTAAACACCGCTGCGGCTGCGTTAATGGCAACCGGTTTGCCGCTGGGGATTTTACCGCTGGGAACCGCAAACGATCTGGCGCGCACGCTGGCTATCCCGAAAGATCTGAACCGTGCGGTGGCGATAATTGCCGCCGGAAATCTGCGCCAGTTGGATGTGGGGATGGTTAATGAGCGACCATTCTTCAATGTTGCCAGCATCGGGTTCTCTGCCTCGCTGGCGAAAAACCTGACGGCTGCTTCAAAGAAGCGTTGGGGCGTGCTGGGTTACGCTTTTGCCGCGCTGAAGCTGTTTCGTCAAAGTCGTCCGTTTACCGTGCAGATTAACCACCATGGTCAGCAGGAAACGGTGAAAACCATGCAGATTTCAGTCGGTAATGGCCGTTTTTATGGCGGCGGTATGACGGTAGAGCAGAGCGCCACGCCCGACGACGGCCAGCTTGATGTTTACAGTCTGGAGCTGGATCACTGGTGGGAGATGCTGGCGCTGGCCCCTTATCTGCGGCGCGGCACCCACGGTAAATGGCGCAAAGTGCGCGCTTTCCCGGCGACCGCACTGACCATCACCACCCGCCGCCCACATGCGATTAATGCAGATGGTGAGATTGTCGGCACCACGCCCGCACAGTTTTCCATTCGCCCGCAGGCCATCAAGGTTTTTGCACCGCCCGCTAAGTGA
- a CDS encoding MarR family winged helix-turn-helix transcriptional regulator: MLDTQQHNFSRLLHLTAHAWRLAIDRRLKANGLSMNSWFAVATIASENEPMTQKALAQILGLEEASVVPLIDRLVRQNLVQRVQPEEDRRKRLLLVTEQGSEVFRRVKIEADTLRGELLANVDEQELAITQKVLQQLLTATGAS; this comes from the coding sequence ATGTTGGACACTCAGCAGCATAATTTCTCGCGTTTACTTCATCTCACTGCCCATGCGTGGCGGCTGGCGATCGATCGGCGCTTAAAAGCTAATGGCCTGAGCATGAACAGCTGGTTTGCCGTGGCCACTATCGCCAGCGAAAATGAGCCGATGACGCAAAAGGCGCTGGCGCAGATACTCGGGCTGGAAGAAGCCAGCGTGGTGCCGCTAATCGATCGTCTGGTCAGGCAAAACCTGGTGCAGCGCGTTCAGCCGGAGGAGGATCGACGCAAGCGGCTGCTGCTGGTTACCGAACAGGGCAGTGAAGTGTTTCGTCGGGTGAAAATTGAAGCCGATACCCTACGCGGTGAACTGCTGGCGAACGTCGATGAGCAGGAACTGGCGATTACACAGAAAGTTTTGCAGCAATTGTTGACGGCAACCGGAGCAAGCTGA